One segment of Panicum virgatum strain AP13 chromosome 3K, P.virgatum_v5, whole genome shotgun sequence DNA contains the following:
- the LOC120697734 gene encoding classical arabinogalactan protein 9 — protein MAAAGAALRLRLLYRMLRVGELLALVAFLSWSSSRVPSAAAAVLRLAGSLLLNARFVFVLGNAIVLLLFALSRHDLSVSSNQQTSTANATAANPPPPQAAPAAASATFPSFATPSPTPSSTLLEEAASFATPAPAATEAPEAVAAAAAPAAPAGTAFEDKPAVRASRLARAPRRSRSEKMGQRLARRAASPELRRSESENGRRRQSSVTARDAQACWGMDDADEFRRTVEAFIAKQTRFHREESLTMSGAGAHCGDGPAFAGALAVVE, from the coding sequence ATGGCGGCCGCCGGAGCAGCGCTGCGGCTACGCCTCCTGTACCGGATGCTGCGCGTGGGGGAGCTCCTCGCGCTCGTGGCCTTcctctcctggtcgtcctcccGCGTgccgtccgcggccgccgccgtgctgcgcCTCGCGGGGTCGCTCCTCCTCAACGCCCGCTTCGTCTTCGTCCTCGGCAACGCCATCGTGCTCCTCCTCTTCGCGCTGTCTAGACACGACCTCTCCGTCTCCTCCAACCAGCAGACGAGCACGGCCAACGCGACCGCCGCCAACCCACCGCCTCCGcaggccgcgccggccgccgccagcgccacctTCCCTTCCTTCGCCACGCCATCCCCGACGCCCTCGAGCACCTTGTTGGAAGAAGCCGCCTCCTTCGCCAccccggcgcccgcggccacggaggcgccggaggcagtagcagcagccgccgctccggcggcgcccgcgggcACGGCGTTCGAGGACAAGCCGGCGGTGCGCGCGAGCAGGCTGGCGCgcgcgccgaggcggagcaggtCGGAGAAGATGGGCCAGCGCCTGGCGCGGCGCGCCGCGTCCCCCGAGCTGCGGCGCTCCGAGTCGGagaacgggcggcggcggcagtcgtCCGTGACGGCGCGCGACGCGCAGGCGTGCTGGGGCATGGACGACGCGGACGAGTTCCGGCGCACGGTGGAGGCGTTCATAGCGAAGCAGACGCGGTTCCACCGCGAGGAGTCCCTGACCATGTCCGGAGCGGGCGCGCACTGCGGGGACGGCCCGGCCTTCGCCGgcgccc